The Pseudomonas sp. B21-023 genomic interval GGTGGAGACCGTGACGCTGGCCAGCGAACAGTTGGCCCTTACCTCGACCTTGCCGGGCCGGGTCGAACCGATGCGGGTGGCCGAGGTGCGTGCCCGGGTGGCCGGCATTGTCCTGCACAAACGTTTCGAGGAAGGCGCCGACGTCAAGGCCGGCGATGTGCTGTTCCAGATCGACCCGGCACCGTTCAAGGCTGCCCTGGCGCGTGTCGAGGCCGACCTTGCGCGGGCCCAGGCGGTGCAGCAGGAGGCCCAGGCACGGGTCAAGCGCTATGAGCCGCTGGTCAAGATCGAGGCGGTCAGCCAGCAGGACTTCGACACCGCCAGCGCCGAGCTGCGCAGCGCCCAGGCGGCCGTGCGCTCGGCCCAGGCCGACGTGCAGACCGCGCGCCTGAACCTGGGCTATGCCACGGTCACCGCGCCGATCTCCGGCCGCGTCGGCCGCGCCCTGGCCACCGAAGGCGCCCTGGTCGGGCAGGGCGACGCCACCTTGATGGCGCGCATCCAGCAGCTCGATCCGATCTACGTCGACTTCACCCAGTCCGCCGCCGAAGCCCTGCGTCTGCGTCAGGCCCTCAAGGAAGGCACGCTCGGTGGTGGCGACGACAAGGCGCTGACCGCCCAGGTGGAAGGCACCGACTACCAGCGCCAGGGCGCGCTGATGTTCACCGACGTGGCGGTCGACCGTGGCACCGGCCAGGTCACCTTGCGCGGTCGCTTCGACAATGCCGACGGCATCCTGCTGCCGGGCATGTACGTGCGCGTGCGTACCCCACAGGGCACCGACCAGCAGGCCATCCTGGTGCCGCAGCGCGCGGTGCAGCGCGGCAGCGACGGCGAGGCGCGGGTGCTGGTGGTCGGCAACGGCAACCTGGCCGAGGCGCGCAGCGTGCGCACCGGCGGGATGCACGGCTCGCGCTGGCAGATCACCGAGGGCCTGCGCGCCGGTGACCAGGTCATCGTCGGCGGCCCGGCCGGCCTTGCGCCTGGCATGTCGGTGCAGCCGGCCCAGGCGCAACAGGCCGCGGCACACTAAGGCGAGGGTAGCGAGA includes:
- a CDS encoding MexC family multidrug efflux RND transporter periplasmic adaptor subunit, coding for MSNLRAIGMVSWLAVAVALAGCGVAEEQQAVTETAFPVETVTLASEQLALTSTLPGRVEPMRVAEVRARVAGIVLHKRFEEGADVKAGDVLFQIDPAPFKAALARVEADLARAQAVQQEAQARVKRYEPLVKIEAVSQQDFDTASAELRSAQAAVRSAQADVQTARLNLGYATVTAPISGRVGRALATEGALVGQGDATLMARIQQLDPIYVDFTQSAAEALRLRQALKEGTLGGGDDKALTAQVEGTDYQRQGALMFTDVAVDRGTGQVTLRGRFDNADGILLPGMYVRVRTPQGTDQQAILVPQRAVQRGSDGEARVLVVGNGNLAEARSVRTGGMHGSRWQITEGLRAGDQVIVGGPAGLAPGMSVQPAQAQQAAAH